Part of the Bacillus andreraoultii genome is shown below.
TCTCTTCTACTTTTTGGCTGTACATATTATAACAAAAGCCAATCAGGCGACCACCGAAATATGGTCGTAACAGAAAATACGAATAATAGTGTGTCTCAAAATCGCCAACAAAATAATCAAAGAATCTTACAAGTGAGAGACAAAAAGGATAATGGAGATCATTATGCACAAAACTTTTTTGTCGATACAAATGCGGAGAAAAAAATTATCGATTTAAAAGAAGTAGTCGATGCGGATGTCATTATTACAAATAATCAAGCCTTTGTTTCCGTCGTCTTAGCAAATCAACAATATTTAAGTTCAAATTTAAAAGAAAACATTAGAAATCAAATTCGTTCCATTCATACAGATATTGATCATATTTATATTTCTTCAAATCCACATTTTGTTCAAGAATTAAATGAGTTCTCCATCCGTATTCATCGTGGCGATAAAAATATCGCGAATGATTTTCATAACATGATTAATGATTATTTCTTTAAATAGAAATCGGTGTTTCTGCCTTTAAAATCCTATTTCACAAGCTTCGAAAAAAGGA
Proteins encoded:
- a CDS encoding YhcN/YlaJ family sporulation lipoprotein, encoding MKKRLIAYFSISVSSLLLFGCTYYNKSQSGDHRNMVVTENTNNSVSQNRQQNNQRILQVRDKKDNGDHYAQNFFVDTNAEKKIIDLKEVVDADVIITNNQAFVSVVLANQQYLSSNLKENIRNQIRSIHTDIDHIYISSNPHFVQELNEFSIRIHRGDKNIANDFHNMINDYFFK